One Phycisphaera mikurensis NBRC 102666 DNA window includes the following coding sequences:
- the urtC gene encoding urea ABC transporter permease subunit UrtC, with protein sequence MNASEIRFRFFGSNAGLVAFAALAALLLLAMPLWLDAFRLNMAAKYLSLAFVAVGLVLCWGYGGVLSLGQGVFWGLGGYCLAAFLKLEAAGNIAAESGTDQINALTTAGLPDFMDWNQITELPWFWIPFKSFPLTLVLVFAVPTLLAYLLGTAMFKRRVSGVYFAIITQALCWLMQLLFVTRQGWTGGINGITDLRTMLGWDIRTPGAQNTLYFATVVFLLGTVLLGRWILSSKLGRLLVAVRDSEDRVRFSGYDVASFKTFVFCVAAAFSALGGAMFVLNTGMISPMLVTIEPSIYMVIFCAVGGRMSLTGAVFGTLLISWARTWFSEEFPALWYFAMGAIFIAVTLLFPSGIAGIVTQAGAKLGRLTGLGGKPDAEAAPRTDPASVPEPTPSAAPTRA encoded by the coding sequence TTGAACGCTTCCGAGATCCGATTCCGATTCTTCGGCTCCAACGCCGGGCTCGTGGCCTTCGCCGCGCTGGCGGCGCTGCTGCTGCTGGCGATGCCGCTGTGGCTCGACGCCTTCCGGCTGAACATGGCGGCGAAGTACCTCTCGCTGGCCTTCGTCGCGGTGGGCCTGGTGCTCTGCTGGGGCTACGGCGGCGTGCTGAGCCTGGGGCAGGGAGTCTTCTGGGGCCTCGGCGGCTACTGCCTCGCGGCCTTCCTGAAGCTCGAGGCGGCCGGCAACATCGCGGCCGAGTCGGGCACCGACCAGATCAACGCGCTGACGACCGCGGGGCTGCCGGACTTCATGGACTGGAACCAGATCACGGAGCTGCCGTGGTTCTGGATCCCCTTCAAGAGCTTCCCGCTCACGCTCGTGCTGGTCTTCGCGGTCCCCACGCTGCTCGCCTACCTGCTGGGCACCGCGATGTTCAAGCGCCGCGTGAGCGGCGTGTACTTCGCGATCATCACCCAGGCCCTGTGCTGGCTGATGCAGCTGCTCTTCGTGACGCGGCAGGGCTGGACCGGCGGCATCAACGGGATCACCGACCTGCGGACGATGCTCGGCTGGGACATCCGGACGCCGGGGGCGCAGAACACGCTGTACTTCGCCACCGTCGTCTTCCTGCTCGGCACGGTGCTGCTCGGCCGGTGGATCCTCTCCAGCAAGCTCGGCCGGCTGCTGGTGGCGGTGCGGGACAGCGAGGACCGCGTCCGCTTCTCCGGCTACGACGTCGCCAGCTTCAAGACCTTCGTCTTCTGCGTGGCCGCCGCCTTCTCCGCCCTCGGCGGCGCGATGTTCGTGCTCAACACCGGCATGATCAGCCCGATGCTCGTGACGATCGAGCCGAGCATCTACATGGTGATCTTCTGCGCCGTGGGCGGTCGGATGAGCCTCACCGGGGCCGTCTTCGGGACGCTGCTGATCAGCTGGGCCCGCACCTGGTTCTCCGAGGAGTTCCCGGCGCTCTGGTACTTCGCGATGGGGGCGATCTTCATCGCGGTCACGCTGCTGTTCCCCAGCGGCATCGCCGGCATCGTCACGCAGGCCGGCGCCAAGCTCGGCCGGCTCACGGGCCTCGGCGGCAAGCCGGACGCCGAGGCCGCGCCGCGGACCGACCCCGCTTCCGTGCCCGAACCCACGCCGTCCGCGGCCCCCACGCGAGCTTGA